The genome window TTTACCTTGGAAactttacacaaacacaaaaaagcagtttaaaaaaaaaactcacaaaaGGGATTTATCTCAGTTTAACATATTTATATCAGATATGTTGATGAACGGGCATTGAGTGAATAtagcaaaagtgtgtgtgagggggagtgGGGAAATTGAGCCACGTCAAAGTATACTGATTAGGTTCAACATGTTATTACAAGTGTCGGCTAACAATGGAGATGCACACTTTACAGTAAAGAAACTGTAGAACACAAGTGGCATGCTGGTTTGATGCACTGATTTTCATCTTGGTCCCTGATGATATTTTGTAGGCTATGCCAAGGGCCCAGGTTTAAAAATACTGAATTTTCCCTTTCAAATGAGTTGGATGGAAACCAAGGTACTGATACATTTGGGTGCAATACCCAGTGGTGTTTTGCAAACTGCCACTCTAGACACCTTCAAGTCCCATCAATTGATGTaagtaaaacaaacaacaaatagaGTGAGTACAACAATTGTTGACCTACTTTTTGATggcatgaataataataatcaatTGATCACACAACATTACATTACCTTTTGCCATACTGTAGGGCCAGCTTCATTCATGCTCTCTATCACACACCTTATCAGTGGCTTTCCTCAAAATAGTTTTATTTGGACCAATCATTGTTTTGGTGAAGACAGCAAAATATATTAATGGCCAGATATGCTATACAATGGTTTCCCAGTGCTATACTGAGAAGACATAATCTTGGCACATATCAAATCAAAATTATAAGGCAAAATGAAGTGTGAATAGCCAACAGTTGGTGGCTGTAGTCTCCATGAGGATGACAGTATTCTGTCAGTATTGTTTCCAGATTTAAACAATCATTAAGCCTGTGTTTTCTTTATTGCTAACTTCTTGTACAATAGTTTGTGTAATCTTTAGCTCACACAGAAATTCTGTGTGAATTTCATTCATGTATGAACTGAAACTAGAACATACCTGGTAAAGATAAGCAAATgagcttttctttttctcttcctggTACCTTGTTAATGATCATGGTGTGCAGGTTTCCGGGGTGTGGCAAAAGAATAGAGAGGAGAGTCATACTTGAAATGGAATGCAGGGACTCTGGAGTATTTCTGTAAGACATGAGGTGGAATGTATAAAATCATTTAAAGTAGTATATAGCCACATATCATGTGAGATACCTATGGCAAAAGGGTATAGCCACATATTATATTGTCCACCTATGGCATCAACCTATGGcaaaatgaaactgtcagtgcagtgtagcctacactCATCCTGATAAGCTACATTCTTGTTGATGTAAATCAAATTGCTCTTCTTTTGTCTGATTGTCGCACACTGGCAGCTCGGAAGCCCCTCCCTTATAGGTAGCGTCACTGTTGCCAGTTGCTTACCTTTGTCCGACTGCTGGTTCACACACTTCTCTCGCATGCAGAGAAATACGAACACAACACAAATCTTCAACAAAGGACATAAAGGGTGCGGGAAGTCTTGCTATTTGCCAGCCACATTTTAGTCAGGTAGGAGTATCTTTATTTATCTGTAAAGTagtttgtgtatatgtttttTGAAGTAAGAACCATGATGTAGCTAATCTATAAACAAGCTCAGCTGATTAGATGGCTGGAGTCAGGTGTTTTACTAATTGGTCATGAATACCCACAGATTTGGTATCAATTGCCTACACAATTCGGTTAATGAGCTGAAGTCAGATGTTGGATGATTGTTGTGAATCAACTACATACATGGAGATCATTCATTTTTATGTTTTCTGTCAAAACCTGGAAATGGCAGTATATTGAAACTTGGTGAGCTGAATAGTGTGATAGAAAAGTCTCTGTTGTgtctgagtggagtggagttgGGCCCAGAGACTGCTGAGGTAATTGATACAGCAGGTGTGGTGGAGGGCTGTAACAGGTGGACCCTGCAGCTGCAATCCTGAGTGTGTTGTAGTGGGCCTTCATGGACACGCTGTGAGCAGCACACGCTTTCTATGACCAACTTTTATGATCGCATGTTGTTTTGATTAATGATAGagcaggggcctattgcacaaaagcagaattaagacatccgggataagttactgagctgcgccagagactttctaatgtggagacacagcactcaaaaaatactctatAGAAATaaatggggctagtttgtcacgccaatatggccgttgtctacacacatgaatacattgagccaatcatatggtgtgttgtgaagacatcgtgccaatcatgtgttgtgatctcgccgctggagcaagattggtgtcgtgaagccttgcgcacgcgcagttcgacccaaagactgtgcccgatgagtgcccataaaacgttggtatatggccgccgagtggacttgcctaaaaggatttatcctagttttgtgcaataggccccagcaCTAGACTATTTTTTGGAAGAATATTTGAAAGAAGTGGTCTGACAACAACAATGCCAATATTCATCACCTCACATTCTCTACTGTTAACTGTTGTGTCAATAGAATTAAAAGTCAAATTGGAATCAGGTGGCAAAGAGAGAAGCCAGTTTGTTTTGAGCATCTGATTTAGTTTAGATAATTGGTCCTACTGTGTTATTGTAGAAGGCATCATTCTCTTCTGTCTTAATAGAACTGGTTTCTCTGCATGTTTTACTGCACATCATAACAGACCTTTAGTTCTTCAAGCTCCATACCAGTGACTCATGACATTGACAAGTGGTCAACATATTTTTCTTGAATGGTGTATGTAGTACCTTTTTGGAGGCACTGGCAATAAGTCTGCTGCTTCATATCCTCGCATGTCAGATGAACTTACTTTGGTGTCTGAAAGCAGAATGGAACTGCCCCAGCAGGTTCTGTTCTTTTTCTGCTCCAACACAATAAATAGAATGTCACTAGAGGTGTTTGTTGCCAAAATACCTTGTGCTGAGTCACTGACTTCAGTCTTCCTTTTTCTCCACAGATCGATCAGAAAGGAATAAGCCGGACCAAATTCAGCCAAGGTAGGAATGATAGAGGGCTAGCAATGCTGCTTTTGCTGTTGTAAAACCAACTTCTATCATCGATTGATGATCGATTATGTTATTTTACTGATACTGTTGCAAAGGCCATAGTAAATCACAGCTTTCTGGCAACACAGCCTATCACAATATCTATGGGAAATGCTAGAAGATAAATATATCAAAGTTTGTATTTGGGTAAATGAAGATCTTGAAAGTCTGGAAATTACTCCCCATTATGAGAATATGTTCTTAATAGTATTATTCTTAGTCCATTGCAATCCATTGTATACATATTTGTTGCTGACATAGATGGGCAAATTTATTTTTGCTTTAAACTTAATTCCCAGTCAAGAGGTCTTACTCTCATGGTGTTGTTATGGCATTTATGGCATTTTGGCTGCCCAAAACCACACCCTCATCATTACATTATATTTCTCAAGCAATGTCCATGAATAAAACCTAGATTACAAGAGGATTACTTAAAAGAGTGAATTTATATTGGAATATACGTTGGGATTTTGATTCCCCAGGAATGTTTAGATTGCACAATATGAGATGATTATGTAATCATATAATTATAATGAatatttgttgtgtttgtgacaaGAGAAGCAGCATGTTTATATCCATGCAACCAATCCATCCAAAGCATTGAAACCCTCTCAGGACAATActtatgtgtggctcctttaaggaGCCTTCTGAGGGTAATTAGCCTCTCACAAAGGAATTGATGCATTTGTCCTCCAGCTTGCCGTCATACATAGAGctgtggactctctctctcttgatcagTGGCAGACCCTCATAgttattatctctctctcttgcatagCAGCAGCTATTCTTCCTGGGGTCTATAATGATAATGTATCGGCCTGTCAGCTAGTAATTCTAGTTATCACATTGACTTCCAAAGATTAGAGGACAGCAGAGCAGGAGTCTGTGATGAGAGCAAAGCTGGTGTGTCTAGTTTGACTGGCATGGATGCTACATTAGCATTCCCATATTACAGGCTCTGCCAAGGGGCCCTCCCATAGAGCTACATGAGTTTCCTAATGAAAGTGGGATGCTTGATCACATGAATTGAAACTGCATCTTTCAACTGCAACTTTTCCTGTAAGATGGGACCTGAAAGCTGGAATTTGCTGTATGGGCAACTGCAATTGGCAAAGGCTCAACACTAATGTCAGTGCTTGCCTCAGGTAGGTGAATGCAGCCTCTTGGTTCTGTCTGCAGCGGATATGGAACAGCTACTCAGCTGTATTGATCAGGCAGAAGTAGTAAATGACAGCCCGGGGAATCACATTTCTCTGCAGTGATTTATATCATGTTTGGCCAAGGTAGCAGTACTGCTATGCATTTTGTCTGTTTTGGATGGATTTGTTTGTGCAGAGAAAATTCCATTTGTGACTTTCACAGTCTTTGGGTAATTAGTGCCATCTGCTCAGCATAGTGTAGCTTCCTCAACTGGGCTGTCCCTGGAGCAGAagacaacaccacaccacaaattCAGAAGATGGGCAGTAGGCCctgctttttttttatcagttaaAGCATCTTCTAACATTGTGCTCCTCCAGCTCAAGACCACTGGCTTCCATACGAGCTGCCTTCAAAAGGAGTAAGTACTTTTAAAACATGAATTGTCTATCCAGACTGTTTGGCTGCAAGTATAATGAGAATGTTTGACTTCATGTCATACCTATGCTGTatgcacacagtgtgtgttttaggcaACACCTTCAGTCTTTTCCCAAGTCaattaaaataatttcttttgttGTTGAAGCTTCGGGGAGAACACCTTCCCAGAGTGACCACACGAGAGACAGAAGGTTTGTTGTACAGCAGCTAAACATCCACATAAGGCAACAAGAAGCACTATCCCCCATATAACCTCTGATTACAGCTACAGCATTTGCTATGATATTATCTCCTTTGTCTGTTGATTTGCCACACAAATGCATCTGTTGAATCAACCTTTATAGTATGTGGACACAAACCAAGAAATAGATTTGTTGGACACAAACCACCGACAATAGATGGTTGTGAGTGTTGGTATCATGTGCTATACCGATTGAGTAAAGTagctaataaataaaataccaTTCTGGGCTTGTCAAGCAACACATCACATCCATTTGTCCACAAAGGTGGTGGTGTCCTTACACTGAATAAAACTAGAATGGAAAGTGGTGCCAATAAAGTTGTCCCAATATGGTGGTGCTAACACTGTGTCTTGTTATTCATAGTTTGCTACCTTTATGCTGCTTTCATTTCAGATGCAATTGATGCATGGGGTCCATTCCAGAAGTAGTTGATCTGCTCAATAAAAAAGATAGACCACTTGAAATAACTGATAATTGAAAACTGATAAAGATAGGAATTCTCTCCTTCACGTGTAAGAATAAGCTGTGTCCTGTAAATTGATTAAAGTGCAGGCTGTCATAATCTTGATTAGACTTGTAAGGCTCTGTGCTTGGTTGCAGGCGGCCGGAGATAACCATTGTGTCAGCGGAGCCTCTGGCCTCTACTTCCTGGTTCCCAGGGGCCTCTGCCCTGCCCTCCCCACAGCCTGTCTGGGGGGCCAGTATCCCAGTGGCTGCCAAGGTTGGAGTGTACTTATTGCATAAACTTGAACACTGCTggaaagggtgtgtgtttgcttgtaacATTCCGTATCGTCGGCCTGTGTTTGTTTCTCCTCCTtaatagcagtgtgtgtgaccCCAGCTTATGTGTGGTGCAGTGTTGCTGAAGTGCCTTTTTTATGTGCTGCCATGCCACAGTATAGCCTACTAACTCGCAGTAAACTGACCTTGGGAAATATTTGTTCAGCAGAGTTCAGCAATGACAATAGGCAGAGCACCTAAGATACAGGAGGAATTTGCAGTCACTTTAGAGATAGGGGCACGAGTGCTTGTCTTTTTAATGTAGAAAAACAATGTAGGACTTGGTTTACTTTAAATGAGACTTTGTTGTTTAGAAGTTTCTTGGAAATGGTGTGACTGTAAAGAAATGTAAGTCTTACTCGTCTGAATCGCTGGAGTTTGCGTGTAGCGTGGCATTGAATTAGCAAGATGTTTTTGCCCATTGATTAAATTAAAATTTGTTTGCATTGCATAGTGCATAGCGTGTCATACAGATTAGAGCCTTTTCACTTTATTCCACAATTTGAGTTTGAATGCAAGCCTAGTCTTGTTGATTCAGCACTGTTTCTGTGGCCTTTTTCTCAGCATAGCATATGAGGTCATTGCTAAGCTGGCCAATTCATGAGTCACCGTCCCCATGGCTGGTTCCTGGGCAGAGTAGCCTAGCACTTTGGAGTGTTTGTGAAACTCCCTATGCTTACTTCCTTTTTGACGGAGTAGAAAAGGTTGTAGCTATACTTATTTTGTGTTTTTACATGACAAAAAGAGATGAGCTGGTTGATTGACATATAGATCAGAGTGTGTTAACTTGGCTTGCATATGTGCTTGCGTGTGAGTgaactccccctctctcatgcCTTAGCCCCCACCATCCTATGATCAGGTCATCAAGGAGAAAACCCAGGAGCAGGACgtcacaccaacaccaccccctCGTCGATCCCACACCACAACAATTGCCACACAGACGGACACTGTGGACACTGCAAATTCACCTGACCCAGAGTGCAGAACCCCTTCACAGTCCAGCAGTTGTGAAGCACCTAAATGTAAGGCCCTAGAGTTGGTTTTTTAATGCAGTGGCAGACATTTCAGTTCTGAGGTGAACAATTGTCTTATATTGTTGTTTCAGTGAAAAGGCCTCCCAAACCTCCACGACCATCGTTTTCTGTGAAGCCAAATCCAGCGCCAAGGGAGAGCCCACTCCTAATAGCTGAACCTGCTCTCAatcagagagaaacaaagagcacacacacagaggatatTGCTAGTGTTAATGCTCCGCTAATCAATGCTATTCACCTAAACACCACTGACTACCCAAATCGCTCTCCAGCAGCATGCACGGCATCTGGTTTGGAATTGGAGCCCTCTGAGCTTCGTAGCATTTCTGACAACATTGTTCCTGACGTGTCCAATCCTGACCCCTCATCACCCTCTGACTCTTCCCGGATACAGGCACCTCGGCCCGTTCCACGCCCTCGCACAAGACCCAGCAAACCTGTCCGCACAGAGGTCAAGGTTCAAACTCTAGTCCGCATAAAGGACAGTGGAGATGCCCTTCAGGTGATCTCCGACAGTAGCAGAGACTCTCCTCCTAACCCCTATCTCAAAGAGCTGTTGGAGGTCTTCAATTCGGACGCCGTCGCTGACCTCAGTGACTCTGGAGGCTCCAACTGTGAACTAAGTGACGAGAGTGGAGACGACTCTTCCGACATGAGTATTCGCACTAAAATCCAGGCCTTTGAGGGCCAGGTCAGCACAAATGACCATGTCGGTACTCCTGTGCCTGTTCCAAAGCCCCGCAACCAACAATCCAAGCCCCCTATGCTGGCACCTAAACCAGCATTAGTTCCACAACCCTCAGTTAAGAGACAGATAGATGAGAACCACAATGAAAGTGGAAATGAGGTGGCCAGTGTTGCCTCCAAATTGGTCCCTGCCCTAGTCCCACGCCCTGTGCCTCCTAAGAAGCCCTCTATTGACCAGAGGGACGACCCCACGGTGGTCACACCAAAGGCTGCCCTCCTGCCCCCACCACGCCCTCCTCTGCAGAATAAACCTATCAGCTTTCTGCCTGAGGAGACACCCATGACTAAAGCTCCCCCACCTGTTCTGAGAAAGCCCTCCCGAGAGCTGCTGAACCACAACAACCATAACTCCACCAGCCTCTCGTCAGCACCCAGTGGTGCCACAGAATGGCCCAACCTTCGGTCCTCAAGGGTTTACTCGGGTCAGAGCAAACAGGAGAATGAAATTGCGGATTCTCCTGCACCAGGTTAGTCAGCTTTTAAGCAATAGTGCTGGCAAAACTAAAGTGCTGACTGAACACTAGCACACTGAACATTATGTGTGTCCCACTCAACATTAAGTCTTCCACTCAAATGTGCTAAAAGCTGAAATGTGTCTCTCTCATACTGTTTCTGCTCTTACTATCTAGCTAGTGTATGGACACAGTCATTGATAACTTCATTATTCCTACAGCTCCAACTCCCCCCAAACCAGTCAGAGGAGTAGAGGGCTCCTTTAACCGTGGAGGGGTCATGCGCAAGCCCACCATGATTCGGGTTCCAAGTACATCTGGCAAGTGTGagttccttgtgtgtgtgtgagtactgttAAAATACTGTAGTTCTGTATTTCCTTATTTGGTCTGGGAACATGCATTGCCTTTTTCCTGTGGATGTCTATCTGTGTTTATTAATTGGTGGTAATGTGATGTGGTAATTAATTGCCACTATATGTTGTGGTAATAGACAAACATGGGCTGTATTTAATATTATTTTATGTTCGTCAGTGGCGGACGATTCCCAGgatgcccccccaccccttcctgtTCAGATGCCTGTAGGGGGACCTCCACCACCCAGCCAAAAAAATAGCTTCAGATCACAGGTAACTCACTTTTTCAATACTCAATACAGATCACAGGTAACTCACTTTTTCAATACTCAATACAGATCACAGGtaactcacatactcacattcTCAATACTCAGCTATCCACAGGTCAAATTGCACACAAGCCTTTCCATATGTGTAAAAAATGTTTGCACAGTTCTTGGACATTTTTACATTATGAGCACAATATGAGTATAGTTAGAATTAAGTTGAATCACTGTTTCTGTGGACATTCTGTCTCTGCTGATTCACTCTGAATAGTTGCTCCAATAAACTCCTACAACAGTGTAGTTTTGATGATCACCAAAAAGCCTACAGTACACTTAAACCCAATTCCCAGGCAACAGAACGAGCCAAACGTGTACTGCATGAAGAAACTGTTTTTCTTCTTTGTCAAAGGTCATTTAGACACTATCCTTTTTCCTTTTATTAATGAAGCCACTCAACCGCACCCTCCATGAGGTAAAGAACGGAAAGGCCAAGTTGGAATTCCCCCTCTGAAATCCAATCTCTTCCTCAAACTTTATCTGTCACCCAGAAACTCAAACTCTATTTGTCTATGCAGCAGCTAAAAGACTGCGCATAAAAAGTAGTGTAGTGTTGTAGAAGTGTATTAAATGTAGTAATTTACTGAAATGTTGTCTACGTTATTGTTTAGTTCAGAGCAAAAGTGTTGAATGTCTTGCACTGTGTTTCACTGCCTATGAATCACCACAGTAAATTAGCCATGTCTGCAGGTAGCTAGTCTGAACTTGTGTGAATGTTTCACTGTAAGTGTTGTCCCTCCAGGAATGTTGTTGTCATGCTGACCTCATGTTGAGCTAAAGACTGTTGCCATAAGAAATCCTGCTAACGGACTAACAGGCCTGTCTTTCACCTGCCCACTGCCGGAATCTCACAAAGGCAGCTTTGTGTCTCCATGTAAACAATGACTCTGGCCAGCTGATGGCTGACTGTGGGGAACTGTCACAGGATTGGTTGTCATGGTTGCATATCTGCTGAGTATGGAGTCGCTGTGTGACCTCGGGCAGCCATATAAGGCCCAGTGGCTTGATGGTTGTGAATGCACATTCCTGAACACTCAGGCTGTATTATGGAATTCTCTTTCATGGCCTGCATGGGCTGTTAATGCATATGAAAGAGTTTTCAAATATTTATATACTAAAAATAATTGTtaagcctttatgtgcaggaaaaagaaaaaatgtgtaGTTCTTTCATAACCTGTGTATAGTTATGTGCAATTAGTTGTCTTGCTTTTTATTGCAGGATTTTGGCAGTGGGTCATCTCCTGAGCCCTTACTCCCTCCAAGGTGTGTCTTTTAGTATTTTGAATTAGTAAAATGTGTGTTAGTTCCTTGTGACATTTTTATATGAATTTGACATCTTCCTCATATGTACCTCTTAGGCCAGCTAGTGTCAAGGTACTGCCACCTCGTCCCCCTCCAGCTAAAGCTGGCCCAGACAGACCCCCTCCTCCCAGAAAAGAGGCTTTTCAGCCTCCTGCCTCAGTCTCCTCAGTGGCCAAAGGGGCGTCTGCCAACGAAGGTCAATATCAAGAGCGTAGGTCATCCAAAACACCTAAAAAAGGACCTGTTCTACCCCCAAGACCTAAGCCAGGACACCCACTCtataataaatatacagtaagtATTTTGTGTTCATAAAGTACCCTGACAAACTTGAGAATGTGAGTCTGGTACTGCAGCtttgggatgtgattatggggtgtgtttcaAACCAAACAGGAACAAAATGCTTCTGCACACagttggatagacctaaccaatcagagcaacaaaatatgTGAATCCTGTAGGGAAATCAGCCAAAACATTCTTCTTTTTGACAAATGCCTTAGTcgctgttttctgtttttattatttttttgtttaattattgcactgtcaatatcttgtacatCAACAGACGTGAttgtgaaatctaattgtcTAGCTTCTCTAGCGACCGCCTTTTTattgtaaacaaaatcaaccgaaGCACGCTCAGGTGACGAATgactgttgctcatctgtccatcattgtataAAGCCCGCCCAGACGATTTGATTGGTGTGCAGTGTTCATATGTGCATAGTCATAAGGGCATTAATATGGGCAAGTCCAGACCGaatttcccgacctcaaattttgtggaCTGGGTTAAATTCAGGCTTCCAGGCTACCGATGAGGGGGAGGCTTAAGTAAATCCAGTATACtttccacaaaaaaaacatttttttggaCAAATGTCCAGCTGTTCGCACTGGTAAATATATCTTTCATTGTGTAGTGCCCTGTGAAGATATGCATACAATCCTATAGCCATATAATCTTATTCAGCTGTACTTACTTAATAGTAAAACATCTATAATGAT of Alosa sapidissima isolate fAloSap1 chromosome 1, fAloSap1.pri, whole genome shotgun sequence contains these proteins:
- the sh3d19 gene encoding SH3 domain-containing protein 19 isoform X3, encoding MAEARREEEEELKDASVLCNRNQATDRSERNKPDQIQPSSRPLASIRAAFKRTSGRTPSQSDHTRDRRRPEITIVSAEPLASTSWFPGASALPSPQPVWGASIPVAAKPPPSYDQVIKEKTQEQDVTPTPPPRRSHTTTIATQTDTVDTANSPDPECRTPSQSSSCEAPKLKRPPKPPRPSFSVKPNPAPRESPLLIAEPALNQRETKSTHTEDIASVNAPLINAIHLNTTDYPNRSPAACTASGLELEPSELRSISDNIVPDVSNPDPSSPSDSSRIQAPRPVPRPRTRPSKPVRTEVKVQTLVRIKDSGDALQVISDSSRDSPPNPYLKELLEVFNSDAVADLSDSGGSNCELSDESGDDSSDMSIRTKIQAFEGQVSTNDHVGTPVPVPKPRNQQSKPPMLAPKPALVPQPSVKRQIDENHNESGNEVASVASKLVPALVPRPVPPKKPSIDQRDDPTVVTPKAALLPPPRPPLQNKPISFLPEETPMTKAPPPVLRKPSRELLNHNNHNSTSLSSAPSGATEWPNLRSSRVYSGQSKQENEIADSPAPAPTPPKPVRGVEGSFNRGGVMRKPTMIRVPSTSGKLADDSQDAPPPLPVQMPVGGPPPPSQKNSFRSQDFGSGSSPEPLLPPRPASVKVLPPRPPPAKAGPDRPPPPRKEAFQPPASVSSVAKGASANEGQYQERRSSKTPKKGPVLPPRPKPGHPLYNKYTLEIPHAIAEFDCNGTNPGELSFQKNEVLVLLDQIDSKTFECQAGAVSGRVQKSYMKIITPLSAHSLEEAPQNTQPEPSGNGGMQVQALHDFIPEGPGELHLRAGDVVGQVEQLDDEWYLGTLRGVTGFFPISYVKLTPISQSAVPSTHAKTLPEAPSSGPRCVARFAFEAEHSDELMFCEGDVIQLHEYIGQDWARGKLGTCVGIFPLNYVEIIEDLPAQTASDAGQTKIALPGMVSSPSMSSNPNQAEWAEALYDFTAETDDDLPFQQGDRILVTAHMDEEWCSGRVHGREGVFPKAFVQFS
- the sh3d19 gene encoding SH3 domain-containing protein 19 isoform X1 produces the protein MAEARREEEEELKDASVLCNRNQATDRSERNKPDQIQPSSRPLASIRAAFKRTSGRTPSQSDHTRDRRRPEITIVSAEPLASTSWFPGASALPSPQPVWGASIPVAAKPPPSYDQVIKEKTQEQDVTPTPPPRRSHTTTIATQTDTVDTANSPDPECRTPSQSSSCEAPKLKRPPKPPRPSFSVKPNPAPRESPLLIAEPALNQRETKSTHTEDIASVNAPLINAIHLNTTDYPNRSPAACTASGLELEPSELRSISDNIVPDVSNPDPSSPSDSSRIQAPRPVPRPRTRPSKPVRTEVKVQTLVRIKDSGDALQVISDSSRDSPPNPYLKELLEVFNSDAVADLSDSGGSNCELSDESGDDSSDMSIRTKIQAFEGQVSTNDHVGTPVPVPKPRNQQSKPPMLAPKPALVPQPSVKRQIDENHNESGNEVASVASKLVPALVPRPVPPKKPSIDQRDDPTVVTPKAALLPPPRPPLQNKPISFLPEETPMTKAPPPVLRKPSRELLNHNNHNSTSLSSAPSGATEWPNLRSSRVYSGQSKQENEIADSPAPAPTPPKPVRGVEGSFNRGGVMRKPTMIRVPSTSGKLADDSQDAPPPLPVQMPVGGPPPPSQKNSFRSQDFGSGSSPEPLLPPRPASVKVLPPRPPPAKAGPDRPPPPRKEAFQPPASVSSVAKGASANEGQYQERRSSKTPKKGPVLPPRPKPGHPLYNKYTLEIPHAIAEFDCNGTNPGELSFQKNEVLVLLDQIDSKTFECQAGAVSGRVQKSYMKIITPLSAHSLEEAPQNTQPEPSGNGGMQVQALHDFIPEGPGELHLRAGDVVGQVEQLDDEWYLGTLRGVTGFFPISYVKLTVRSSKPISQSAVPSTHAKTLPEAPSSGPRCVARFAFEAEHSDELMFCEGDVIQLHEYIGQDWARGKLGTCVGIFPLNYVEIIEDLPAQTASDAGQTKIALPGMVSSPSMSSNPNQAEWAEALYDFTAETDDDLPFQQGDRILVTAHMDEEWCSGRVHGREGVFPKAFVQFS
- the sh3d19 gene encoding SH3 domain-containing protein 19 isoform X2, with amino-acid sequence MAEARREEEEELKDASVLCNRNQATDRSERNKPDQIQPSSRPLASIRAAFKRTSGRTPSQSDHTRDRRRPEITIVSAEPLASTSWFPGASALPSPQPVWGASIPVAAKPPPSYDQVIKEKTQEQDVTPTPPPRRSHTTTIATQTDTVDTANSPDPECRTPSQSSSCEAPKLKRPPKPPRPSFSVKPNPAPRESPLLIAEPALNQRETKSTHTEDIASVNAPLINAIHLNTTDYPNRSPAACTASGLELEPSELRSISDNIVPDVSNPDPSSPSDSSRIQAPRPVPRPRTRPSKPVRTEVKVQTLVRIKDSGDALQVISDSSRDSPPNPYLKELLEVFNSDAVADLSDSGGSNCELSDESGDDSSDMSIRTKIQAFEGQVSTNDHVGTPVPVPKPRNQQSKPPMLAPKPALVPQPSVKRQIDENHNESGNEVASVASKLVPALVPRPVPPKKPSIDQRDDPTVVTPKAALLPPPRPPLQNKPISFLPEETPMTKAPPPVLRKPSRELLNHNNHNSTSLSSAPSGATEWPNLRSSRVYSGQSKQENEIADSPAPAPTPPKPVRGVEGSFNRGGVMRKPTMIRVPSTSVADDSQDAPPPLPVQMPVGGPPPPSQKNSFRSQDFGSGSSPEPLLPPRPASVKVLPPRPPPAKAGPDRPPPPRKEAFQPPASVSSVAKGASANEGQYQERRSSKTPKKGPVLPPRPKPGHPLYNKYTLEIPHAIAEFDCNGTNPGELSFQKNEVLVLLDQIDSKTFECQAGAVSGRVQKSYMKIITPLSAHSLEEAPQNTQPEPSGNGGMQVQALHDFIPEGPGELHLRAGDVVGQVEQLDDEWYLGTLRGVTGFFPISYVKLTVRSSKPISQSAVPSTHAKTLPEAPSSGPRCVARFAFEAEHSDELMFCEGDVIQLHEYIGQDWARGKLGTCVGIFPLNYVEIIEDLPAQTASDAGQTKIALPGMVSSPSMSSNPNQAEWAEALYDFTAETDDDLPFQQGDRILVTAHMDEEWCSGRVHGREGVFPKAFVQFS